From the genome of Bacteroides sp. MSB163, one region includes:
- a CDS encoding Coenzyme F420 hydrogenase/dehydrogenase, beta subunit C-terminal domain produces MYLVSGNKSECCGCTACQQVCKEQVITMQVDNEGFLYPVKDIDKCTNCGLCERVCAFVQPTYNHEQPNVYAAYIKDQKERQKSSSGALFYTIAKFVINSGGVVFGAALDKKLSVIHQSAQTIEELTPLRGSKYVQSSLGDTFNIIKSLLKSGRLVYFTGTPCQVAGLKAFLRKEYSNLLTSDLVCHGVPSQKLFNLHLKYLEEQYNGKIIDYQFRDNKRWKGSEITTYIKEEQIFKRVLPSYDLSPYLYSFMYSLTYRYSCYHCPFAKIPRQGDITLADFWGVRKYYPHINASKGVSLVLVNTGLGRQIWENVEKEVMSIKSDVISASKYNKNLVTASLMPAVRNGIYERIDNEGYVVIANSVFRTPFYWRIRIRIFIGSLLNDKVKQLMLNLLAKYKK; encoded by the coding sequence ATGTATTTAGTGTCAGGAAATAAGTCTGAATGTTGTGGTTGTACAGCTTGTCAGCAAGTTTGTAAAGAACAAGTTATAACCATGCAAGTGGATAATGAGGGTTTTCTTTATCCTGTAAAGGATATTGATAAATGTACTAACTGCGGCCTGTGTGAGAGAGTCTGTGCTTTTGTGCAGCCTACTTATAATCATGAACAGCCAAATGTGTATGCTGCTTATATAAAGGATCAAAAAGAAAGGCAAAAAAGTTCAAGTGGAGCTTTATTTTATACGATAGCTAAATTCGTTATTAATTCAGGCGGTGTTGTTTTTGGAGCAGCATTGGATAAAAAACTGAGTGTGATTCATCAGTCCGCACAAACAATTGAAGAGTTAACCCCACTTCGAGGATCTAAATATGTTCAAAGTAGTTTAGGAGATACCTTTAATATTATAAAATCATTACTTAAGTCGGGGCGTTTAGTGTATTTTACAGGTACCCCTTGTCAAGTTGCTGGACTTAAGGCTTTTTTGCGGAAGGAATATTCTAATCTTCTTACATCTGATTTAGTTTGTCATGGAGTACCTAGTCAGAAGCTTTTCAATCTTCATTTGAAATATTTGGAAGAACAGTATAATGGTAAAATTATTGATTATCAATTTAGGGATAATAAGAGATGGAAAGGAAGTGAAATTACTACTTATATAAAAGAAGAACAAATATTTAAGCGTGTTTTGCCAAGTTATGATTTGTCCCCTTATTTGTATTCTTTTATGTATTCTCTAACTTACCGTTATTCTTGCTATCATTGTCCTTTTGCAAAAATACCTAGGCAAGGAGATATTACTTTGGCTGATTTTTGGGGAGTACGTAAATATTATCCTCATATAAACGCATCAAAGGGAGTTTCTTTGGTTTTGGTTAATACAGGTTTGGGAAGGCAAATTTGGGAAAATGTAGAAAAAGAAGTCATGAGTATTAAGTCTGATGTGATATCAGCTTCAAAATACAATAAGAATTTAGTAACAGCTTCTCTTATGCCCGCCGTTAGAAATGGTATATATGAACGTATAGATAATGAAGGATATGTCGTTATTGCAAATAGTGTGTTTCGTACTCCTTTTTATTGGCGTATAAGAATTCGGATATTTATAGGAAGTTTGTTGAATGACAAGGTTAAGCAGTTGATGCTAAATCTGCTCGCTAAATATAAAAAATAA
- the wecB gene encoding non-hydrolyzing UDP-N-acetylglucosamine 2-epimerase — protein sequence MKKVMLVFGTRPEAIKMAPLVKEFQKHPEIFQTIVCVTGQHREMLDQVLNIFEIKPDYDLNIMKQGQDLYDVTAKVLTGMRDVLKDARPDIVLVHGDTTTSTSSALAAFYQKISVGHVEAGLRTHNIYSPWPEEMNRLITGRIANYHFSPTQLSRCNLLNEGVREDAIIVTGNTVIDALYMVIAKIRKDKLLNSELKEILKNAGYDTNRLIKNKKMVLITGHRRENFGDGFISMCCAIKSLTEKYPDVDFVYPMHLNPNVRRPIHEVFGENLSELDNMFFIEPLEYLSFVYLMEKATIVLTDSGGIQEEAPGLGKPVLVMRDTTERPEALDAGTVKLVGTDYEKIVNNVSLLIEDSCAYEQMSKAVNPYGDGKACFRIVEYLKQ from the coding sequence ATGAAAAAAGTAATGCTCGTTTTCGGAACTCGTCCCGAAGCAATCAAAATGGCTCCTCTTGTAAAAGAGTTCCAAAAACATCCTGAGATATTCCAGACAATTGTATGTGTAACAGGACAACATCGGGAAATGTTAGACCAGGTTTTAAACATATTTGAAATAAAGCCTGATTATGATTTAAATATAATGAAGCAAGGACAGGATTTATATGATGTAACGGCTAAAGTATTGACTGGTATGAGGGATGTATTGAAAGATGCTCGACCGGATATTGTATTGGTACATGGAGATACAACAACGTCAACATCATCTGCATTAGCTGCTTTTTACCAAAAAATCTCTGTCGGTCATGTGGAAGCTGGACTTCGTACGCATAATATTTATAGTCCGTGGCCTGAAGAGATGAATCGTTTGATTACAGGACGTATTGCTAATTATCATTTCTCTCCGACACAACTTAGTCGGTGCAATTTATTAAATGAAGGGGTACGTGAAGATGCTATTATTGTGACTGGTAATACTGTAATAGATGCTCTTTATATGGTTATTGCTAAAATAAGAAAAGATAAATTGTTAAATAGCGAATTGAAGGAGATTCTTAAGAATGCAGGATATGATACCAATAGATTAATTAAGAATAAAAAGATGGTATTGATAACTGGACATAGACGAGAAAATTTTGGTGATGGTTTTATTTCAATGTGCTGTGCAATAAAGTCACTAACAGAGAAGTATCCCGATGTCGACTTTGTTTATCCTATGCATTTGAATCCTAACGTGCGTCGACCTATTCATGAAGTATTTGGGGAGAATCTTTCTGAATTGGATAATATGTTTTTCATAGAACCATTAGAGTATCTATCGTTTGTATATTTGATGGAAAAGGCTACAATAGTATTGACTGATAGTGGTGGTATACAGGAGGAAGCGCCAGGACTTGGAAAACCGGTTCTCGTAATGCGTGATACAACGGAACGTCCAGAGGCTCTTGATGCAGGAACTGTAAAACTGGTGGGGACTGATTATGAAAAAATCGTTAATAATGTATCGCTTCTTATAGAAGATTCATGTGCCTATGAACAAATGAGTAAAGCGGTCAATCCTTATGGAGATGGTAAGGCATGCTTTAGAATAGTGGAATATTTGAAACAGTAA
- a CDS encoding MraY family glycosyltransferase: MYYIIILVLLFVAELFYFRVADKCNIIDKPNERSSHSRITLRGGGIIFYFGALAYFLSNHWEYPWFMLALTLITFISFVDDIRSTSQGLRLVFHFTAMALMFYQWGLFSLSWWWIIIALIICTGIINAYNFMDGINGITGGYSLVILGALAYINSEITTFVEPVLINTVLCSVLVFCFFNFRKKAKCFAGDVGSVSIAFILLFLIGRLIIKTEDFSWIILLSVYGVDSVLTIIHRLMLHENIGLPHRKHMYQLMANELKIPHVGVSLIYMAAQALVILGYFCFVGYGYWYLLGIIVLLSGIYVLFMRRYFHLHIQKRK; encoded by the coding sequence GTGTATTATATCATTATATTAGTTCTGCTCTTTGTAGCAGAACTTTTTTATTTTAGAGTGGCCGATAAGTGTAATATCATTGATAAGCCCAATGAGCGTAGTTCTCATTCACGGATAACTTTGCGTGGTGGCGGTATAATCTTCTATTTTGGAGCTTTGGCCTATTTCCTGAGTAACCATTGGGAGTATCCATGGTTTATGTTGGCATTGACTCTGATCACTTTTATCAGTTTTGTAGATGATATCCGTTCTACTTCCCAAGGCCTGAGGTTGGTGTTTCACTTTACTGCTATGGCTCTAATGTTTTACCAATGGGGCTTGTTTTCGCTTTCTTGGTGGTGGATCATTATAGCTTTGATTATTTGTACGGGTATCATTAATGCTTATAACTTTATGGATGGCATCAATGGCATCACGGGTGGTTATTCATTGGTTATCCTTGGTGCATTAGCATATATCAATTCTGAGATCACTACGTTCGTAGAACCGGTTTTGATCAATACCGTTCTTTGTTCCGTCTTGGTCTTTTGTTTCTTCAATTTTCGTAAGAAAGCGAAGTGTTTTGCGGGTGATGTCGGTTCTGTGAGTATCGCTTTTATTCTCCTTTTTCTGATAGGGAGACTTATAATTAAAACAGAAGATTTCAGTTGGATAATCCTGTTATCCGTTTATGGTGTCGATAGTGTCCTGACTATTATTCATCGCCTGATGCTTCATGAGAACATCGGTTTGCCCCACCGAAAACACATGTATCAATTGATGGCAAACGAGTTGAAAATACCTCATGTTGGGGTATCATTAATTTATATGGCGGCACAGGCTTTGGTCATATTGGGTTATTTCTGTTTCGTGGGATATGGTTATTGGTATTTGTTGGGGATAATTGTATTATTGAGTGGCATTTATGTGTTGTTTATGAGAAGGTATTTTCATTTGCATATTCAAAAGAGAAAATAA
- a CDS encoding polysaccharide deacetylase family protein translates to MNLLTFDIEDWYNCDFISGDFNWDKHEVRIYQGVDRILTELEKRNQKGTFFCLGWIAERHPDVIRSIQKQGHHIGCHSYQHELSFRFDEKAFKADTLKAKCLIEDVTGEEVNAFRAPGFSITKNNTWALYCLAEMGFRYDCSMFPAPHDYGGMPSYGEGVPKRIDVGDGRIIKEFPINIHRIMGKHIVFSGGGFFRLFPYWLINHWGRHSDYMMTYFHPRDFDEGQPVMKNLPAVRRFKSYVGIKGAFTKFQRLLDHYEFYNVEQADELINWDTIPVIQLDSLK, encoded by the coding sequence ATGAATTTATTAACCTTCGACATTGAAGACTGGTATAATTGCGACTTTATCTCAGGTGATTTCAATTGGGATAAACATGAAGTGCGTATATATCAGGGAGTAGACCGTATTCTCACAGAATTAGAGAAACGGAATCAAAAAGGAACATTTTTTTGCCTTGGCTGGATTGCGGAAAGACATCCAGATGTGATTCGTTCTATTCAAAAGCAGGGGCATCATATAGGTTGTCATTCCTATCAGCATGAGTTGTCTTTCCGTTTTGATGAGAAGGCATTTAAAGCAGATACATTGAAGGCGAAATGCCTGATAGAAGATGTGACGGGAGAGGAAGTGAATGCATTTCGTGCTCCGGGTTTTTCTATTACCAAGAATAATACTTGGGCGCTTTATTGTTTGGCAGAGATGGGATTCAGATATGATTGTTCGATGTTTCCTGCTCCTCATGATTATGGTGGTATGCCAAGTTATGGAGAAGGTGTTCCGAAACGTATTGATGTTGGTGATGGAAGGATTATTAAAGAGTTTCCTATAAATATCCATCGGATAATGGGCAAACATATTGTTTTTTCCGGTGGTGGTTTCTTCCGTTTGTTTCCTTACTGGTTAATTAATCATTGGGGAAGACATAGTGATTACATGATGACTTATTTTCATCCGAGAGATTTTGATGAAGGACAACCTGTCATGAAAAACTTACCTGCCGTACGTCGTTTTAAAAGTTATGTGGGTATAAAAGGTGCGTTTACTAAGTTTCAACGACTATTGGATCACTATGAATTCTATAATGTGGAACAGGCGGATGAACTGATAAATTGGGATACTATTCCTGTAATACAATTAGATAGTTTAAAATAA
- a CDS encoding glycosyltransferase: protein MSKMLNKNRKFLFLSPKPPYPLNDGGKIRSYQSLYFLSKIGLVDVLYVSEEKDNLVVERGIKSIANKIYPYYISKWRRLINMFLGLFGKRPLRNRMLYVSIIQKWINDNIENYDAIYCQTLRMVDYVIGKSNADIYVDFVDAVSMNYEKAAKNSSLLHSVFYRIDYKRLCWYEKFVLENVKHSSIISNVDKEYIASRMKAPINLCVIGNMVQSTGKQVRPAENENMILFVGRMDYEPNVIAVINFVRNIFPYIKSYFPLVKFYIVGAFPCSRVLKLADKDVIVTGFVDDIYDFYAKATIVVAPMLTGAGIQNKIIQAMELGCCVVTTTIGAEGLDIQNEELVIAKDANDMMKKIHYLLENPCERAKIGEKAVAYIEKTVSESIIFNDFMNFVNN from the coding sequence ATGTCTAAGATGCTAAACAAAAATAGAAAATTTCTTTTTCTTTCTCCCAAACCTCCTTATCCACTTAATGATGGGGGGAAAATTCGCTCATATCAGTCTTTATATTTTTTATCTAAGATTGGTTTAGTAGATGTTTTATATGTATCGGAAGAGAAAGATAACTTAGTAGTTGAGAGGGGGATAAAGTCTATAGCCAATAAAATCTATCCTTATTATATATCTAAATGGCGTAGATTGATAAATATGTTTTTAGGTTTGTTTGGTAAAAGGCCATTAAGAAATAGAATGCTTTATGTGTCGATAATTCAGAAATGGATTAATGATAATATAGAGAATTATGATGCTATATATTGCCAGACGCTTCGAATGGTTGATTATGTCATAGGGAAAAGTAATGCAGATATATATGTAGACTTTGTTGACGCAGTTTCAATGAATTATGAGAAAGCAGCTAAAAATTCTTCTTTATTACACTCTGTCTTTTATCGAATTGATTATAAGAGATTGTGCTGGTATGAAAAATTTGTCTTGGAAAATGTAAAACATTCTTCTATTATTTCAAATGTGGATAAAGAGTACATCGCTTCTAGAATGAAAGCTCCTATAAATTTATGTGTTATAGGTAATATGGTTCAATCTACGGGTAAGCAGGTTCGGCCGGCTGAAAATGAAAATATGATTTTGTTTGTTGGAAGAATGGATTATGAACCTAATGTTATAGCTGTTATAAATTTTGTAAGAAATATATTTCCTTATATAAAATCTTATTTCCCATTGGTAAAGTTTTATATAGTTGGAGCATTTCCGTGTTCTCGTGTTTTAAAACTTGCTGATAAAGATGTTATTGTGACGGGATTTGTTGATGATATTTATGATTTTTACGCAAAAGCAACAATTGTTGTAGCTCCTATGCTCACAGGAGCTGGTATTCAAAATAAAATCATTCAAGCAATGGAATTGGGATGTTGTGTTGTTACAACTACTATTGGAGCTGAAGGATTAGATATACAGAATGAAGAATTAGTGATAGCAAAAGATGCCAATGATATGATGAAAAAAATTCATTATTTGTTAGAAAATCCTTGTGAAAGGGCAAAAATAGGTGAAAAGGCAGTGGCTTATATTGAGAAAACAGTTAGCGAGTCTATAATTTTTAATGATTTTATGAATTTTGTAAATAACTGA
- a CDS encoding acyltransferase: MNNFEPWYKEKISLIFSEIFGGIFSLSFLKAIFSSFAYFLHEQVIWRKKIHHKGDYRIHARASLRNAQNIYLGENVRITMDCCIWAEQHSKIVFGDNVLVGPGVKMFCGNHGTKLCNTPMVYQERREKDIVIGNDVWIGANSILVSGAKINDGAIVAAGSVVTKEVPKNAIVAGSPAKVIKYRS, encoded by the coding sequence ATGAACAATTTTGAACCTTGGTATAAAGAAAAAATTTCCCTCATCTTCTCTGAAATCTTTGGTGGTATCTTTTCCCTTTCTTTTTTGAAAGCCATCTTTTCTTCCTTTGCCTATTTCTTACACGAACAGGTGATATGGCGAAAGAAGATTCACCATAAAGGAGATTATCGTATTCATGCACGTGCCTCTTTACGCAATGCTCAAAATATTTATTTGGGTGAAAATGTTCGTATTACAATGGATTGCTGTATATGGGCAGAACAGCATTCTAAAATAGTGTTTGGCGATAATGTACTGGTCGGTCCAGGAGTAAAGATGTTTTGTGGAAATCACGGTACAAAGCTTTGTAATACTCCGATGGTGTATCAGGAACGTCGTGAGAAAGATATCGTTATTGGCAATGATGTATGGATTGGTGCCAATTCTATTCTTGTTTCTGGTGCAAAGATAAATGATGGAGCTATTGTTGCGGCTGGTTCGGTGGTGACAAAAGAAGTACCAAAGAATGCTATAGTAGCTGGATCACCAGCTAAAGTTATCAAATACCGTTCTTAA
- a CDS encoding NAD-dependent epimerase/dehydratase family protein codes for MNILITGIHGFVGSNLVLALKGHHSLYGLDIIAPEKEGVVKTFAWKDIETTSFPMQLLPKFDAIIHLAGKAHDTKNQSASQVYFDINTGLTQKIFDFFLESSAKKFIFFSSVKAAADSVVGDMLTEDVIPTPVGPYGESKIAAEEYILSKLRSEHGELKVAMQRDKQVYILRPCMIHGPGNKGNLNLLYNVVKKGIPWPLGDFENKRSFTSIDNLCYVVEGLLTKDVASGIYHMGDDEALSTNELIALMCKAMGKEPHIWKMNRKMMEGCAGLGTLLHLPLNTERLRKLTENYVVSNEKIKSALGIDRMPVRAADGIMKTIRSF; via the coding sequence ATGAATATATTAATTACAGGTATTCACGGTTTTGTGGGCTCCAATCTTGTTCTTGCCTTAAAAGGACATCATTCCCTTTATGGTCTTGATATTATCGCCCCTGAAAAGGAGGGAGTAGTAAAAACTTTTGCTTGGAAAGATATTGAAACGACTTCTTTTCCGATGCAGCTGTTACCCAAGTTTGATGCTATCATTCATTTGGCAGGCAAAGCGCATGATACAAAGAATCAGTCTGCTTCTCAGGTCTATTTTGATATCAATACAGGGCTGACACAGAAGATATTTGATTTCTTTTTAGAATCATCTGCGAAGAAGTTTATCTTTTTCAGCTCTGTGAAAGCTGCTGCAGACAGTGTAGTGGGGGATATGCTGACAGAAGATGTGATACCGACTCCGGTTGGTCCTTATGGAGAAAGTAAGATTGCAGCTGAAGAATATATTCTTAGTAAGTTGAGAAGTGAACATGGAGAATTAAAAGTTGCTATGCAGCGCGATAAACAGGTGTATATACTTCGTCCTTGTATGATTCACGGTCCTGGTAATAAGGGTAATCTGAACTTGCTTTATAATGTGGTAAAGAAAGGTATCCCCTGGCCTTTAGGCGATTTTGAGAACAAGCGTTCTTTTACTTCTATAGATAATCTTTGCTATGTAGTGGAAGGTTTGTTGACAAAAGACGTAGCGAGTGGTATTTATCACATGGGTGATGATGAAGCCTTGTCTACGAATGAACTGATAGCCCTTATGTGTAAAGCTATGGGTAAGGAGCCTCACATCTGGAAAATGAACAGAAAAATGATGGAAGGTTGCGCAGGGCTTGGTACGCTGCTTCATTTGCCTTTGAATACAGAACGGCTGAGAAAACTGACTGAGAATTATGTGGTAAGTAATGAGAAGATAAAATCTGCTCTTGGCATTGACCGGATGCCCGTCCGTGCGGCGGATGGAATAATGAAAACAATACGGAGTTTCTAA
- a CDS encoding sensor histidine kinase has translation MGLFRKIIYSFFLFLLVSILGLSSVFAVTGEHPVLIISSYNPDARQTSGNIYDFMEEFERLGGKAPIALENMNCKSFSESPQWKSKMAEILDKYEGKHAPVLLVLIGQEAWAAYLSQADSIRGKFPVLTSLASRNAIILPDDSVNLKTWMPDAVDFFNDFTDSSVKAGFVYEYDVEANINLIKHLYPNTKNIAFVSDNSYGGVSLQAHVVAEMKKHPELNLILLDGRTNTIYTISDKLHELPPNTALLMGTWRVDMYDGYFMRNATYTMMEAAGDVPTFSISSVGIGYWAIGGVTPSYRPLGKDMAYQAVRLLQGADSDRIEVEVIPNKVMMDSKIVKEKRLDLSFIHQPIEMVNENPSFYEQYKYHIWTVATILVVLSAGLFVSLYFYYHTKKLKDELQESESALRDAKDRAEESSRLKSAFLANMSHEIRTPLNAIVGFSDVLASGGSSEDEQQGYVDIIKTNSDLLLRLINDILDVSRLEADRVTFTFEECDVVPLCQRVLASVSQARKSENEFIFECDRESMDMRTDTQRLQQVIINLLSNADKFTRNGKITLGLKVDEKQREVLFSVSDTGTGIPLEKQKLVFERFEKLNEYVQGTGLGLSICKLTVEKWGGEIWVDPGYTDGARFVFTHPLDIEQPKK, from the coding sequence ATGGGCTTATTTAGGAAAATAATATATAGTTTTTTTCTTTTCTTACTGGTATCCATTTTGGGGCTTTCATCAGTTTTTGCAGTGACTGGGGAACACCCGGTACTGATTATCAGTTCGTATAATCCGGATGCTCGTCAGACTTCCGGAAATATATACGATTTCATGGAAGAGTTTGAGCGTCTGGGTGGAAAAGCTCCGATAGCTTTGGAAAACATGAACTGCAAAAGTTTCTCCGAGTCGCCACAGTGGAAATCGAAAATGGCGGAGATACTGGATAAGTATGAGGGAAAGCATGCGCCTGTATTACTTGTTTTAATTGGTCAGGAGGCATGGGCTGCCTATCTGTCACAAGCAGACTCTATACGCGGAAAGTTCCCGGTACTGACTTCATTGGCAAGCCGCAATGCCATTATTCTTCCGGATGATTCTGTAAATCTGAAAACATGGATGCCTGATGCAGTGGATTTCTTTAATGACTTTACTGATTCTTCTGTCAAAGCCGGTTTTGTTTACGAATATGATGTGGAAGCCAATATCAATCTGATAAAACACTTATATCCGAATACTAAGAATATAGCTTTTGTTTCTGATAACAGTTATGGAGGCGTTTCCTTGCAAGCCCATGTAGTAGCGGAGATGAAGAAACATCCGGAGTTAAATCTGATTCTACTGGATGGACGTACAAATACGATTTATACCATCAGTGATAAACTTCATGAATTGCCCCCGAATACAGCTTTGTTGATGGGTACCTGGCGTGTGGATATGTACGACGGATATTTTATGCGTAATGCAACTTATACCATGATGGAAGCTGCGGGTGATGTACCTACATTTTCCATTAGTTCTGTCGGTATCGGTTATTGGGCTATAGGTGGAGTGACACCCTCTTATCGGCCATTGGGCAAGGATATGGCGTATCAGGCAGTCCGTTTGCTGCAAGGAGCTGACAGTGATCGTATAGAAGTAGAAGTCATTCCTAATAAAGTGATGATGGATAGTAAGATTGTGAAGGAAAAGCGTCTGGATCTGTCTTTTATTCATCAGCCGATAGAAATGGTGAATGAGAATCCATCATTCTACGAACAATATAAATATCATATCTGGACTGTTGCAACCATTTTAGTCGTGTTATCTGCGGGGTTGTTTGTTTCATTGTACTTCTATTACCATACCAAAAAGCTGAAAGATGAACTGCAAGAGTCGGAGAGCGCTTTGAGAGATGCGAAAGACCGTGCAGAAGAGTCCAGCCGTCTGAAGAGTGCCTTCCTCGCAAATATGAGTCATGAAATCCGTACTCCGCTGAATGCAATTGTGGGATTCTCGGATGTATTGGCTTCCGGGGGAAGTTCGGAAGATGAACAGCAGGGGTATGTTGATATCATCAAAACCAATTCTGATTTGCTGCTTCGCCTGATAAATGATATTCTGGATGTTTCCCGTCTGGAGGCGGACCGGGTTACGTTTACATTTGAGGAATGTGATGTAGTGCCGTTGTGCCAACGCGTTTTGGCTTCTGTCAGTCAGGCTCGCAAGTCGGAAAATGAGTTTATCTTTGAGTGCGACCGTGAAAGTATGGATATGCGCACTGACACTCAGCGTCTGCAACAGGTTATCATAAATCTGCTTTCCAATGCCGATAAGTTTACCCGGAACGGTAAGATTACTTTGGGACTGAAAGTGGATGAGAAGCAAAGAGAAGTCCTGTTTTCTGTCTCGGATACGGGTACAGGTATTCCTTTGGAAAAACAGAAGCTTGTATTTGAGCGATTTGAAAAGCTGAACGAGTACGTACAGGGCACAGGATTGGGACTTTCCATCTGTAAGTTGACCGTAGAGAAGTGGGGAGGAGAGATCTGGGTGGATCCGGGATATACGGATGGGGCAAGATTTGTATTTACACATCCATTAGACATCGAACAACCAAAGAAATAA
- a CDS encoding glycosyltransferase, whose translation MKSFLLIDSSYPINTRNIRFLNSLKKYFPNASVEFIGWNRKGREILEEDRKMPIYNEISELGNRKAKLLGLWGFYKFIRKYNKQMKPQVLIASHWDNLLLTVLLANQNQRIIYENLDIPTSTNKWVLKVLHLIEKWCLRKVDLMTVASRFYVPLYSDYRGKVIIIENKLPNDVPRITDYHLCTNSQASNKVLNIVFLGNIRYVEILNNLIEAIRDDSSLFLHIYGDGPFYDELQSFAKDVANVRLYGRYSYGDITQIYSQADLIWAVYPADDYNVKYAISNKFHESLYYAVPAIYASGTELASFVSQNRIGFEVDCYSVQEIRNLFNKITKENLLEIHGELLHQRIQEKKWDEEFMPFIDYCKNN comes from the coding sequence ATGAAATCATTTTTATTAATAGACTCTTCTTATCCTATCAATACAAGGAATATTCGTTTTCTTAATTCACTCAAGAAATATTTTCCAAATGCTTCTGTTGAATTTATTGGGTGGAATAGAAAGGGACGTGAAATTCTTGAAGAAGATAGGAAAATGCCTATCTATAATGAGATCTCGGAATTGGGAAATCGTAAGGCTAAACTTTTAGGACTTTGGGGCTTTTATAAATTTATTCGGAAATATAACAAACAGATGAAGCCGCAAGTTTTAATAGCATCTCATTGGGATAACTTACTATTAACCGTTTTATTAGCTAATCAGAATCAAAGAATTATATATGAAAACCTAGATATTCCGACTTCTACAAATAAATGGGTATTAAAGGTTCTTCACTTGATCGAAAAATGGTGTTTGAGGAAAGTAGATTTAATGACTGTTGCTTCACGTTTTTATGTCCCTTTATATTCAGATTACCGTGGAAAAGTTATTATAATAGAGAATAAATTGCCTAATGATGTACCTCGGATAACAGATTATCATTTATGTACTAATTCTCAGGCAAGTAATAAGGTTTTGAATATAGTGTTTCTGGGTAATATTAGGTATGTAGAAATTCTTAATAATTTGATAGAAGCAATACGTGACGATTCTTCTTTGTTTCTCCATATATATGGAGACGGGCCTTTTTATGATGAATTGCAATCTTTTGCAAAGGATGTCGCTAATGTGAGGTTGTATGGTAGATACAGTTATGGAGATATAACTCAAATATATTCTCAGGCAGATTTAATTTGGGCTGTTTATCCTGCTGATGATTATAATGTAAAATATGCCATCTCTAATAAGTTTCATGAATCACTTTACTATGCAGTTCCGGCAATTTATGCGTCAGGAACAGAACTGGCAAGTTTTGTAAGTCAAAATAGAATAGGCTTTGAGGTTGATTGTTATAGTGTTCAAGAAATAAGAAATTTATTTAATAAAATAACAAAAGAAAATTTGTTGGAAATTCATGGTGAATTATTGCATCAAAGAATACAAGAGAAAAAATGGGATGAAGAATTTATGCCATTTATAGATTATTGTAAAAATAATTAA